A single region of the Chrysoperla carnea chromosome 5, inChrCarn1.1, whole genome shotgun sequence genome encodes:
- the LOC123301412 gene encoding uncharacterized protein LOC123301412 produces the protein MTSLESRISLQESRINLLKTAIDPIKDIDIALLTKQNVQTRLEVLEANWLKFDKDHDRICEAKVDTTKDLPYMKLNFYAIGPEAYMTNKATMLELLAKITTANPLDGTTLADTSMGSTSNTSRHMLPKIQLVKFAGDYHSWRSFSDMFTSLIGTNQDLSNVMKMHYLKASVTGEAANLISNFQVSGDNFTPAWDKLVNRYENKRVLINNHLDAIFKLKPLQRKSSKELCNLLATVNEALGALKALGSTTHKWDQIIVYTLVNRLDPETHESWEIKAGPSVTPSTYAELENFIYGRARALESIEGLIDCRSEKTCLKCKIRHHTLIHVTWNSTVPTSMTSPSTSRPPTESAAASEATVNHALSQNMSNLPSTVLLATAQVKVTSPDGNITTARALIDQGSEISFISERLVQQLHLQRTHPSVSLIGVGAVQCSTTRGVVSINLAPVFASELCLGATTYVLPKLTSILPSMKPSKSSWAHISGLRLADPLFMKPGSIDLILGAKIYGSIILAETIIGPPLTPIAQSTIFEWILSGPVAQDSPVSIAKIHHCSLDFHLDKQLEQFWIQESITENQGSELSLEEEDCEQQYVSTVSRNETGRYIVRLPLKGSPKKLGNTRSSAIKMIQSLQHKLNSNPEYRHLYSEFLREYEALIHMSKASPTLVEGKPIFYLPHHGVFREVSSTTKLRVVFNGSYRSSTGVSLNDILHTGAKLQTNISDVLLWFRQYRYVFAADIEKMFRQILIHQEDWDLQRIWWFSDNNLQEFHLRTVTYGLACAPFLALRTINQLIIDHGHQFPLAIGPLTKGRYVDDIFGGADSLSECLRIIKEVDSLCNAGCFPLQKWISNVPSVLSNILHERHAKEPTIIIDESSAVRTLGLLWKPSSDQFQFSVTSNTVQQVTKRNVLSRISQVFDPLGFISSSSKQKFSCSSCR, from the exons atGACGTCTCTTGAATCTCGCATAAGCTTGCAAGAATCGCGtatcaatttattgaaaactgCCATCGACCCTATTAAAGACATCGACATAGCCTtgttaacaaaacaaaacgtaCAAACAAGGCTTGAGGTTTTGGAAGCTAACTGGTTAAAATTCGATAAAGATCACGATCGAATTTGTGAGGCTAAGGTGGATACTACGAAGGATCTACCTTACATGAAACTGAACTTTTACGCTATCGGCCCGGAGGCCTACATGACGAATAAGGCAACAATGTTGGAACTGTTAGCTAAAATTACTACAGCTAATCCATTGGATGGAACCACATTAGCGGATACTTCCATGGGATCTACTTCCAATACATCGCGACACATGTTGCCTAAAATTCAGTTAGTCAAATTCGCTGGAGATTATCATTCATGGCGTTCATTTAGCGACATGTTTACGTCACTCATCGGAACTAATCAAGATCTATCGAACGTCATGAAGATGCACTATCTGAAGGCTAGTGTGACTGGAGAAGCCGCGAATCTCAtctcaaattttcaagttagtGGAGATAATTTTACCCCTGCTTGGGATAAACTTGTCAACCGATATGAAAATAAGcgggtattaataaataatcatttggaTGCTATCTTTAAATTGAAACCTTTGCAACGTAAATCATCGAAGGAGCTATGCAATTTACTAGCAACAGTCAACGAAGCTCTTGGAGCACTTAAAGCTTTGGGATCAACAACTCATAAGTGGGATCAGATCATTGTCTATACCCTAGTAAACCGATTAGATCCGGAAACGCATGAATCCTGGGAGATCAAAGCAGGGCCATCCGTTACTCCATCTACATATGCAGAgctagaaaatttcatttatggcAGAGCTCGAGCATTAGAATCAATTGAAGGTC TGATAGATTGCCGATCGGAGAAAACATGTTTAAAGTGCAAGATACGTCATCACACCTTGATTCATGTTACGTGGAATTCTACTGTACCTACAAGTATGACATCACCTTCAACATCAAGGCCTCCCACTGAATCAGCTGCAGCTTCTGAAGCGACAGTCAATCATGCACTTTCACAAAATATGAGTAACCTTCCCTCAACAGTTTTACTTGCAACCGCTCAAGTTAAAGTAACTAGTCCCGATGGAAACATTACTACAGCTAGAGCACTCATAGACCAAGGATCTGAAATCTCATTCATAAGTGAAAGACTGGTTCAACAACTACATTTACAACGGACACACCCATCAGTTTCTCTTATCGGAGTCGGTGCTGTGCAATGCTCAACTACTCGAGGAGTGGTCTCTATCAACCTGGCACCAGTATTTGCATCGGAATTATGTTTGGGGGCAACTACTTACGTTCTTCCTAAGCTCACATCAATTCTACCATCAATGAAACCATCCAAATCCAGCTGGGCTCATATCAGTGGTCTTAGACTCGCAGATCCATTATTTATGAAACCGGGATCTATCGACTTGATTCTTGGGGCTAAAATCTATGGCAGCATTATTCTTGCTGAAACTATCATAGGACCTCCTCTCACCCCTATTGCTCAATCAACTATATTCGAATGGATCTTGTCAGGTCCAGTGGCTCAAGATTCACCAGTTTCAATCGCCAAAATTCATCATTGTTCATTGGACTTCCACCTCGATAAACAACTGGAACAGTTTTGGATTCAAGAATCCATTACTGAGAATCAAGGATCAGAATTATCACTCGAGGAGGAAGATTGTGAACAGCAATATGTGTCTACCGTTTCTCGAAATGAAACCGGTCGGTATATCGTTCGGTTACCTCTCAAAGGCTCACCAAAGAAACTTGGTAATACTCGATCTTCGGCTATCAAGATGATTCAATCACTACAACATAAGTTGAACTCTAATCCTGAATATCGTCACTTATACTCAGAATTTCTACGCGAGTACGAAGCACTTATTCACATGTCCAAAGCATCACCGACATTAGTGGAAGGTAAACCAATATTTTATCTTCCACACCATGGAGTGTTTAGAGAAGTCAGTTCTACAACTAAATTAAGAGTTGTCTTTAATGGCTCTTATCGCAGTAGTACTGGAGTGTCATTAAATGATATTCTTCATACTGGGGCAAAGTTACAAACAAATATCTCCGATGTGCTTCTCTGGTTTCGCCAGTATCGATATGTGTTTGCTGCAGATATCGAAAAGATGTTTCGACAAATACTCATTCATCAAGAGGATTGGGATCTGCAAAGAATCTGGTGGTTTTCggataataatttgcaagagTTTCATCTACGAACTGTTACTTATGGCTTAGCATGCGCTCCATTTTTGGCATTGCGAACAATTAATCAACTTATAATCGACCATGGACATCAATTTCCATTAGCAATTGGACCACTTACTAAAGGACGATACGTGGATGATATCTTTGGTGGAGCAGATTCTCTATCAGAATGCCTTCGAATTATTAAAGAGGTAGATAGTCTCTGTAATGCAGGCTGCTTTCCACTTCAAAAATGGATAAGTAATGTTCCAAGTGTATTATCCAACATTCTCCATGAACGTCATGCTAAGGAACCAACAATCATCATCGATGAATCATCAGCAGTTCGGACGCTAGGTTTATTATGGAAACCGTCGAGCGATCAGTTTCAATTTTCTGTAACATCTAACACTGTTCAACAGGTCACAAAGAGAAATGTTCTTTCCAGAATTTCTCAAGTCTTTGACCCTCTTGGATTCATTTCGTCATCATCCAAGCAAAAATTTTCATGCAGCAGTTGTCGTTAA